A region from the Alnus glutinosa chromosome 5, dhAlnGlut1.1, whole genome shotgun sequence genome encodes:
- the LOC133868502 gene encoding helicase-like transcription factor CHR28 isoform X2: MACGHAAISRAVMGSGTRTCRSTSRRCFTFSARRIPSLCSTKLQSSREDSSQKNVLHSESAPDAGILENPQCQTGSQVSKGSPPLQAELTGPSTFFSLYNSEGSDSVTWGSSASFDSAGNSVMVFDCGNIEPLTQTASPVRACSASFKDWFSVVPGHESSFTGRAGVPPAEIPTCSSGFADIDAHNVLYNGDSLYPDFPKGETEVQFRHVGEDVDSKYASHSPFVEDIAVNFANYGMDTFGPQETNPCTDMTISFMDADISSQNITSTESTICQSSDVVSDFTDQYPSLQYCMSTDDFSQHCMPSSYSSQISLGNQRKMTNTKDEIGEFSNDSACSSSKMIMNAQRGTTGRSVSEVSMTDYADVNGWSFKYDGNNYMSSISGNSSSDAEDCPIDDKASAKLLTCTQSYMASKVQAACVKNEDTDELIGPSSHSIKGIDKAVSRKPFYSADDKIFVDEDLKLSGASHSTSTQKYDHVKSEKDDLIIASMRAHHSQDIVDEMASRSHIDGRYLNLSASEQYLPCEPSALGKMQLNCVKDESEGRLVQSTTTGFHFSEVSPELSCKNFLDKSRVEDDSDICIIEDMSHPPPTNRSPSTGNSLVTSQHSTFSDSSHYMGVGGTRFKARNDRLILQVALQDLSQPKSEAIPPEGELAVPLLRHQRIALSWMVHKETSGLNCSGGILADDQGLGKTVSTIALILKERAPSFRACQNVKQGELETLNLEEDEVVLPAVDGMKQDADLQQVTSNRTRMKNMNPLVQAKGRPSAGTLIVCPTSVLRQWAEELSSKVTSKADLSVLTYHGSNRTKDHCELAKYDIVLTTYSIVSMEVPKQSLVDEDDDEKGKPEDDAGFSSSRKRKYPPSSGKKYSKNKKGLDSALLESTARPLAKVGWFRVVLDEAQSIKNHRTQVARACWGLRAKRRWCLSGTPIQNAIDDLYSYFRFLRYDPFSLYTSFCSAIKHPINRNPTKGYRKLQAILKTIMLRRTKGTLLDGEPIISLPPKFIELKKVDFSDEERNFYSRLEADSRAQFQEYANAGTVKQNYVNILLMLLRLRQACDHPLLVRPYDSSSLWRSSVEMAKKLPRDKQIYLLNCLEASLAICGICNDPPEDAVVSICGHVFCNQCISEHLIGDDKQCPVTNCKERLSTSSVFSKATLNGSLSDEPCQGSSPNCPTSEVVDAAEHFSECTSTKIKAALEVLQSLCKPRGCTSRNSYAQNTLDERSICLSNSVGELLEDNPDRQNVAVERSSNNSVESAGEKAIVFSQWTRMLDLLEACLKNSSIQYRRLDGTMSVFARDKAVKDFNTRPEVSVMIMSLKAASLGLNMVAACHVLLLDLWWNPTTEDQAIDRAHRIGQTRPVKVLRLTVRDTVEDRILALQEKKREMVASAFGEDGTGGRQTRLTVEDLKYLFMM, translated from the exons ATGGCGTGTGGACACGCGGCGATATCTCGGGCGGTGATGGGTTCTGGAACGAGGACTTGTCGATCGACGTCGAGACGTTGCTTCACATTCTCGGCGAGGAGGATCCCCAGCCTTTGCAG TACCAAATTGCAGAGCAGTCGAGAGGACTCATCTCAGAAAAATGTGTTGCACAGTGAATCAGCTCCTGATGCTGGCATTCTTGAGAATCCACAGTGTCAAACGG GATCTCAAGTATCAAAAGGATCACCTCCATTACAGGCTGAGTTAACAGGTCCTAgcacatttttctctttatacaACTCAGAAGGTTCAGATTCTGTGACATGGGGCTCAAGTGCTTCATTTGATTCTGCAGGGAACTCTGTCATGGTCTTTGACTGTGGAAACATAGAACCCTTGACGCAAACTGCCTCTCCTGTGCGTGCTTGCTCTGCTAGTTTCAAAGATTGGTTTTCAGTAGTACCGGGCCATGAGTCCTCCTTCACAGGGAGGGCTGGAGTTCCACCAGCTGAGATACCAACGTGTAGTTCAGGTTTTGCTGATATAGATGCTCACAATGTTTTGTATAATGGAGATAGCTTGTATCCCGATTTTCCTAAGGGTGAAACTGAAGTTCAGTTCCGGCATGTAGGGGAGGATGTTGACTCCAAAT ATGCTTCACACAGTCCTTTTGTCGAGGACATTGCTGTAAATTTTGCAAATTATGGTATGGATACCTTTGGACCACAGGAAACTAATCCATGTACAGACATGACAATATCCTTCATGGATGCGGATATATCTTCGCAAAATATAACTTCTACTGAGTCAACAATCTGTCAAAGTTCTGATGTTGTAAGTGACTTCACTGACCAGTACCCTTCTTTGCAATATTGCATGAGTACAGATGATTTCTCACAGCATTGTATGCCCAGTAGTTATAGTTCTCAAATTTCGCTGGGTAATCAAAGAAAGATGACTAACACGAAGGATGAAATAGGGGAATTTTCCAATGATAGTGCATGCTCAAGTAGTAAGATGATTATGAATGCTCAGAGGGGAACAACTGGTAGATCTGTCTCGGAGGTGTCAATGACTGATTACGCAGATGTTAATGGTTGGAGTTTTAAATATGATGGTAATAACTATATGTCATCAATCAGTGGAAATTCTTCGTCTGATGCTGAAGATTGCCCTATTGATGACAAGGCATCAGCAAAGCTGTTGACTTGCACTCAGTCATACATGGCAAGCAAAGTACAAGCAGCTTGTGTCAAGAATGAAGATACTGATGAATTGATTGGACCTAGTAGCCATTCTATTAAAGGAATTGATAAAGCTGTCAGTAGAAAGCCTTTTTACAGTGCTGATgacaaaatttttgttgacgaagacTTGAAACTGTCTGGTGCTTCACATTCTACATCAACTCAGAAGTATGATCACGTAAAAAGTGAGAAGGATGACTTGATTATTGCTTCTATGAGAGCGCATCATTCTCAAGATATAGTTGATGAAATGGCTAGTAGATCCCACATTGATGGTAGATATTTGAATTTAAGTGCATCGGAACAATATTTGCCCTGTGAGCCATCTGCTCTGGGCAAGATGCAGTTGAATTGCGTTAAGGATGAAAGTGAGGGTAGACTTGTTCAATCTACGACCACGGGTTTTCATTTTTCAGAAGTCAGCCCTGAGTTGAGTTGCAAAAATTTCTTGGACAAATCCCGTGTTGAGGATGATTCTGATATCTGCATTATCGAAGATATGAGTCATCCTCCACCCACAAATCGTTCTCCATCAACTGGGAATTCCCTTGTTACTTCACAACATTCTACATTTAGTGATTCCAGTCATTACATGGGAGTAGGAGGCACAAGATTTAAGGCAAGAAATGATAGGTTGATTTTACAAGTCGCATTGCAG GATCTTTCGCAGCCAAAGTCAGAAGCTATTCCACCAGAAGGAGAATTGGCAGTTCCTTTGTTAAGACATCAG AGAATTGCTTTGTCATGGATGGTTCACAAGGAAACAAGTGGCTTGAACTGCTCGGGAGGAATTCTTGCAGATGATCAG GGATTGGGAAAAACAGTATCAACCATTGCACTTATACTGAAGGAAAGGGCTCCATCTTTTAGAGCCTGTCAAAATGTAAAACAAGGAGAGTTGGAAACTCTAAATTTGGAGGAGGATGAGGTTGTTCTTCCTGCAGTTGATGGAATGAAGCAAGATGCTGATTTGCAACAAGTAACGTCAAATAGAACTCGGATGAAGAACATGAACCCTTTGGTCCAAGCTAAGGGAAGGCCATCTGCTGGAACCCTTATTGTTTGTCCCACTAGCGTTCTACGGCAATGGGCTGAGGAGTTAAGTAGTAAGGTAACCAGCAAAGCTGATCTTTCTGTGCTGACATACCATGGAAGCAACCGGACAAAGGATCATTGCGAGCTGGCCAAGTATGATATTGTCCTGACTACATATTCAATTGTCAGCATGGAGGTCCCAAAGCAGTCTCTTGTTGATGAAGATGACGATGAGAAAGGAAAGCCAGAAGATGATGCTGGCTTTTCATCCAGCAGGAAAAGGAAATATCCTCCTAGTTCTggtaaaaaatattcaaaaaataaaaaaggtttgGATAGTGCACTGCTTGAGTCTACTGCTCGTCCTCTTGCAAAGGTGGGATGGTTTAGGGTTGTCCTGGATGAGGCCCAGAGCATCAAGAATCACAGAACTCAAGTAGCTAGGGCCTGTTGGGGTCTTCGtgctaaacgtagatggtgctTGTCTGGGACTCCAATCCAGAATGCAATTGATGATCTTTATAGTTACTTCAGATTTCTCAGATATGATCCTTTTTCATTATATACGTCTTTCTGTTCTGCAATAAAGCATCCAATCAATAGGAATCCAACAAAAGGGTACAGAAAGCTACAAGCTATCTTGAAGACAATAATGTTGCGCCGTACCAAAG GCACACTTCTTGATGGGGAACCTATAATTAGTCTTCCGCCCAAATTCATAGAGCTGAAAAAAGTGGACTTTTCAGATGAGGAACGCAATTTCTACTCCAGATTGGAGGCTGATTCACGTGCCCAGTTTCAA GAATACGCAAATGCTGGAACTGTCAAACAAAATTATGTTAACATCTTGTTGATGCTCTTGCGCCTTCGACAAGCTTGCGATCACCCCCTTCTCGTTAGGCCTTATGATTCTAGTTCTTTATGGAGATCCTCAGTTGAGATGGCAAAGAAGCTTCCACGGGACAAACAAATATATCTTCTGAATTGTTTAGaagcatctttagcaatttgtGGCATCTGTAAT GATCCTCCTGAAGATGCTGTTGTTTCGATTTGTGGTCATGTTTTCTGCAACCAATGTATTAGTGAGCATCTTATTGGTGATGACAAGCAGTGCCCTGTTACAAATTGCAAAGAAAGACTCAGTACGTCTTCAGTGTTTTCCAAAGCCACACTAAATGGTTCTCTCTCTGACGAGCCTTGTCAGGGTAGTTCCCCCAACTGCCCTACTTCTGAAGTTGTTGATGCAGCCGAGCATTTTTCTGAGTGTACTTCTACCAAAATTAAGGCTGCTCTTGAGGTCCTGCAGTCATTATGTAAACCTCGGGGTTGTACATCGAGAAATAGTTATGCACAGAACACACTTGACGAAAGATCCATCTGTCTCAGCAACTCTGTTGGGGAATTACTTGAGGATAATCCTGATAGACAAAATGTGGCCGTGGAGAGGAGTTCTAATAATTCAGTTGAGTCAGCAGGAGAGAAAGCCATAGTGTTTTCCCAGTGGACGAGGATGTTGGATTTGCTTGAAGCTTGTCTAAAAAATTCTTCTATTCAGTACAGAAGACTTGATGGAACAATGTCAGTTTTTGCCAGAGATAAAGCTGTGAAGGATTTTAACACCCGCCCAGAG GTGTCGGTTATGATTATGTCTCTGAAAGCTGCTAGTCTTGGTCTCAACATGGTTGCTGCTTGTCATGTTCTTCTGCTGGACCTTTGGTGGAACCCTACTACTGAGGATCAAGCAATTGATAGAGCACACCGAATTGGGCAAACTCGTCCTGTTAAAGTTTTGCGATTGACAGTCAGAGACACGGTTGAAGATCGTATTTTAGCCCTTCAG gaaaagaagagagagatggTTGCATCTGCATTTGGAGAGGATGGAACCGGTGGTCGGCAGACGCGCCTCACAGTGGAGGACCTGAAATACCTGTTTATGATGTGA
- the LOC133868502 gene encoding helicase-like transcription factor CHR28 isoform X3: protein MACGHAAISRAVMGSGTRTCRSTSRRCFTFSARRIPSLCSREDSSQKNVLHSESAPDAGILENPQCQTGSQVSKGSPPLQAELTGPSTFFSLYNSEGSDSVTWGSSASFDSAGNSVMVFDCGNIEPLTQTASPVRACSASFKDWFSVVPGHESSFTGRAGVPPAEIPTCSSGFADIDAHNVLYNGDSLYPDFPKGETEVQFRHVGEDVDSKYASHSPFVEDIAVNFANYGMDTFGPQETNPCTDMTISFMDADISSQNITSTESTICQSSDVVSDFTDQYPSLQYCMSTDDFSQHCMPSSYSSQISLGNQRKMTNTKDEIGEFSNDSACSSSKMIMNAQRGTTGRSVSEVSMTDYADVNGWSFKYDGNNYMSSISGNSSSDAEDCPIDDKASAKLLTCTQSYMASKVQAACVKNEDTDELIGPSSHSIKGIDKAVSRKPFYSADDKIFVDEDLKLSGASHSTSTQKYDHVKSEKDDLIIASMRAHHSQDIVDEMASRSHIDGRYLNLSASEQYLPCEPSALGKMQLNCVKDESEGRLVQSTTTGFHFSEVSPELSCKNFLDKSRVEDDSDICIIEDMSHPPPTNRSPSTGNSLVTSQHSTFSDSSHYMGVGGTRFKARNDRLILQVALQDLSQPKSEAIPPEGELAVPLLRHQRIALSWMVHKETSGLNCSGGILADDQGLGKTVSTIALILKERAPSFRACQNVKQGELETLNLEEDEVVLPAVDGMKQDADLQQVTSNRTRMKNMNPLVQAKGRPSAGTLIVCPTSVLRQWAEELSSKVTSKADLSVLTYHGSNRTKDHCELAKYDIVLTTYSIVSMEVPKQSLVDEDDDEKGKPEDDAGFSSSRKRKYPPSSGKKYSKNKKGLDSALLESTARPLAKVGWFRVVLDEAQSIKNHRTQVARACWGLRAKRRWCLSGTPIQNAIDDLYSYFRFLRYDPFSLYTSFCSAIKHPINRNPTKGYRKLQAILKTIMLRRTKGTLLDGEPIISLPPKFIELKKVDFSDEERNFYSRLEADSRAQFQEYANAGTVKQNYVNILLMLLRLRQACDHPLLVRPYDSSSLWRSSVEMAKKLPRDKQIYLLNCLEASLAICGICNDPPEDAVVSICGHVFCNQCISEHLIGDDKQCPVTNCKERLSTSSVFSKATLNGSLSDEPCQGSSPNCPTSEVVDAAEHFSECTSTKIKAALEVLQSLCKPRGCTSRNSYAQNTLDERSICLSNSVGELLEDNPDRQNVAVERSSNNSVESAGEKAIVFSQWTRMLDLLEACLKNSSIQYRRLDGTMSVFARDKAVKDFNTRPEVSVMIMSLKAASLGLNMVAACHVLLLDLWWNPTTEDQAIDRAHRIGQTRPVKVLRLTVRDTVEDRILALQEKKREMVASAFGEDGTGGRQTRLTVEDLKYLFMM from the exons ATGGCGTGTGGACACGCGGCGATATCTCGGGCGGTGATGGGTTCTGGAACGAGGACTTGTCGATCGACGTCGAGACGTTGCTTCACATTCTCGGCGAGGAGGATCCCCAGCCTTTGCAG TCGAGAGGACTCATCTCAGAAAAATGTGTTGCACAGTGAATCAGCTCCTGATGCTGGCATTCTTGAGAATCCACAGTGTCAAACGG GATCTCAAGTATCAAAAGGATCACCTCCATTACAGGCTGAGTTAACAGGTCCTAgcacatttttctctttatacaACTCAGAAGGTTCAGATTCTGTGACATGGGGCTCAAGTGCTTCATTTGATTCTGCAGGGAACTCTGTCATGGTCTTTGACTGTGGAAACATAGAACCCTTGACGCAAACTGCCTCTCCTGTGCGTGCTTGCTCTGCTAGTTTCAAAGATTGGTTTTCAGTAGTACCGGGCCATGAGTCCTCCTTCACAGGGAGGGCTGGAGTTCCACCAGCTGAGATACCAACGTGTAGTTCAGGTTTTGCTGATATAGATGCTCACAATGTTTTGTATAATGGAGATAGCTTGTATCCCGATTTTCCTAAGGGTGAAACTGAAGTTCAGTTCCGGCATGTAGGGGAGGATGTTGACTCCAAAT ATGCTTCACACAGTCCTTTTGTCGAGGACATTGCTGTAAATTTTGCAAATTATGGTATGGATACCTTTGGACCACAGGAAACTAATCCATGTACAGACATGACAATATCCTTCATGGATGCGGATATATCTTCGCAAAATATAACTTCTACTGAGTCAACAATCTGTCAAAGTTCTGATGTTGTAAGTGACTTCACTGACCAGTACCCTTCTTTGCAATATTGCATGAGTACAGATGATTTCTCACAGCATTGTATGCCCAGTAGTTATAGTTCTCAAATTTCGCTGGGTAATCAAAGAAAGATGACTAACACGAAGGATGAAATAGGGGAATTTTCCAATGATAGTGCATGCTCAAGTAGTAAGATGATTATGAATGCTCAGAGGGGAACAACTGGTAGATCTGTCTCGGAGGTGTCAATGACTGATTACGCAGATGTTAATGGTTGGAGTTTTAAATATGATGGTAATAACTATATGTCATCAATCAGTGGAAATTCTTCGTCTGATGCTGAAGATTGCCCTATTGATGACAAGGCATCAGCAAAGCTGTTGACTTGCACTCAGTCATACATGGCAAGCAAAGTACAAGCAGCTTGTGTCAAGAATGAAGATACTGATGAATTGATTGGACCTAGTAGCCATTCTATTAAAGGAATTGATAAAGCTGTCAGTAGAAAGCCTTTTTACAGTGCTGATgacaaaatttttgttgacgaagacTTGAAACTGTCTGGTGCTTCACATTCTACATCAACTCAGAAGTATGATCACGTAAAAAGTGAGAAGGATGACTTGATTATTGCTTCTATGAGAGCGCATCATTCTCAAGATATAGTTGATGAAATGGCTAGTAGATCCCACATTGATGGTAGATATTTGAATTTAAGTGCATCGGAACAATATTTGCCCTGTGAGCCATCTGCTCTGGGCAAGATGCAGTTGAATTGCGTTAAGGATGAAAGTGAGGGTAGACTTGTTCAATCTACGACCACGGGTTTTCATTTTTCAGAAGTCAGCCCTGAGTTGAGTTGCAAAAATTTCTTGGACAAATCCCGTGTTGAGGATGATTCTGATATCTGCATTATCGAAGATATGAGTCATCCTCCACCCACAAATCGTTCTCCATCAACTGGGAATTCCCTTGTTACTTCACAACATTCTACATTTAGTGATTCCAGTCATTACATGGGAGTAGGAGGCACAAGATTTAAGGCAAGAAATGATAGGTTGATTTTACAAGTCGCATTGCAG GATCTTTCGCAGCCAAAGTCAGAAGCTATTCCACCAGAAGGAGAATTGGCAGTTCCTTTGTTAAGACATCAG AGAATTGCTTTGTCATGGATGGTTCACAAGGAAACAAGTGGCTTGAACTGCTCGGGAGGAATTCTTGCAGATGATCAG GGATTGGGAAAAACAGTATCAACCATTGCACTTATACTGAAGGAAAGGGCTCCATCTTTTAGAGCCTGTCAAAATGTAAAACAAGGAGAGTTGGAAACTCTAAATTTGGAGGAGGATGAGGTTGTTCTTCCTGCAGTTGATGGAATGAAGCAAGATGCTGATTTGCAACAAGTAACGTCAAATAGAACTCGGATGAAGAACATGAACCCTTTGGTCCAAGCTAAGGGAAGGCCATCTGCTGGAACCCTTATTGTTTGTCCCACTAGCGTTCTACGGCAATGGGCTGAGGAGTTAAGTAGTAAGGTAACCAGCAAAGCTGATCTTTCTGTGCTGACATACCATGGAAGCAACCGGACAAAGGATCATTGCGAGCTGGCCAAGTATGATATTGTCCTGACTACATATTCAATTGTCAGCATGGAGGTCCCAAAGCAGTCTCTTGTTGATGAAGATGACGATGAGAAAGGAAAGCCAGAAGATGATGCTGGCTTTTCATCCAGCAGGAAAAGGAAATATCCTCCTAGTTCTggtaaaaaatattcaaaaaataaaaaaggtttgGATAGTGCACTGCTTGAGTCTACTGCTCGTCCTCTTGCAAAGGTGGGATGGTTTAGGGTTGTCCTGGATGAGGCCCAGAGCATCAAGAATCACAGAACTCAAGTAGCTAGGGCCTGTTGGGGTCTTCGtgctaaacgtagatggtgctTGTCTGGGACTCCAATCCAGAATGCAATTGATGATCTTTATAGTTACTTCAGATTTCTCAGATATGATCCTTTTTCATTATATACGTCTTTCTGTTCTGCAATAAAGCATCCAATCAATAGGAATCCAACAAAAGGGTACAGAAAGCTACAAGCTATCTTGAAGACAATAATGTTGCGCCGTACCAAAG GCACACTTCTTGATGGGGAACCTATAATTAGTCTTCCGCCCAAATTCATAGAGCTGAAAAAAGTGGACTTTTCAGATGAGGAACGCAATTTCTACTCCAGATTGGAGGCTGATTCACGTGCCCAGTTTCAA GAATACGCAAATGCTGGAACTGTCAAACAAAATTATGTTAACATCTTGTTGATGCTCTTGCGCCTTCGACAAGCTTGCGATCACCCCCTTCTCGTTAGGCCTTATGATTCTAGTTCTTTATGGAGATCCTCAGTTGAGATGGCAAAGAAGCTTCCACGGGACAAACAAATATATCTTCTGAATTGTTTAGaagcatctttagcaatttgtGGCATCTGTAAT GATCCTCCTGAAGATGCTGTTGTTTCGATTTGTGGTCATGTTTTCTGCAACCAATGTATTAGTGAGCATCTTATTGGTGATGACAAGCAGTGCCCTGTTACAAATTGCAAAGAAAGACTCAGTACGTCTTCAGTGTTTTCCAAAGCCACACTAAATGGTTCTCTCTCTGACGAGCCTTGTCAGGGTAGTTCCCCCAACTGCCCTACTTCTGAAGTTGTTGATGCAGCCGAGCATTTTTCTGAGTGTACTTCTACCAAAATTAAGGCTGCTCTTGAGGTCCTGCAGTCATTATGTAAACCTCGGGGTTGTACATCGAGAAATAGTTATGCACAGAACACACTTGACGAAAGATCCATCTGTCTCAGCAACTCTGTTGGGGAATTACTTGAGGATAATCCTGATAGACAAAATGTGGCCGTGGAGAGGAGTTCTAATAATTCAGTTGAGTCAGCAGGAGAGAAAGCCATAGTGTTTTCCCAGTGGACGAGGATGTTGGATTTGCTTGAAGCTTGTCTAAAAAATTCTTCTATTCAGTACAGAAGACTTGATGGAACAATGTCAGTTTTTGCCAGAGATAAAGCTGTGAAGGATTTTAACACCCGCCCAGAG GTGTCGGTTATGATTATGTCTCTGAAAGCTGCTAGTCTTGGTCTCAACATGGTTGCTGCTTGTCATGTTCTTCTGCTGGACCTTTGGTGGAACCCTACTACTGAGGATCAAGCAATTGATAGAGCACACCGAATTGGGCAAACTCGTCCTGTTAAAGTTTTGCGATTGACAGTCAGAGACACGGTTGAAGATCGTATTTTAGCCCTTCAG gaaaagaagagagagatggTTGCATCTGCATTTGGAGAGGATGGAACCGGTGGTCGGCAGACGCGCCTCACAGTGGAGGACCTGAAATACCTGTTTATGATGTGA